DNA from Ancylothrix sp. D3o:
CGGTCTATATATTCTTTCGCACCGGCCAGAGCAGTTTCTAAACTCAGGTAAGCTTGCCAGTTAGTGCAAATAGTATAACGAGCCGGTGGCACACACTTAATCGCCCATCCCCCCTCCAGCGCCATTGCTAAAATAGCCCACTCCTGATAATAGATACTCCAAGTTTTCATAAAAATTGCTCGCCTCACCGATCCAAATTTTGTTTGTATTGAACTATTGCTTTTAAGTATCCAGTTTTTTGCGAATAATGCAAGTGACGAGAGCAAAAAAGACAAGTGACAATTTTCTCAAACTTCTGTGATGAGTACCTGAGCTATAAAGCGATCATAATCACATTTTACCTGTGATACTTATCACAAAACCAGATATCCAGCCGCCGCAACTATTCCAAACCTAGAGACTGCATCCAATGCTAAAATACGCTCACTAGCCTAAACTCATCAAATCAAACATTCAATCAGGGCGCATTTCTGCTTGCCAAAAAAACAAGTTTTTAATTTTTCCTTTCTCCCAAATTTTAAATGTACACTCCTTCAAACTCACACTTAACCCTTTCCCCACAAGCTCGTCTCCCCAATAAAAAACACTTGTTGATTTTCCCCCTCCCTCAGAAACCAGGTAGAGGGAAGCGGGGGGGAATTTTTGTTATAAAAATCTTGCTGGGATTTTTAATAATAATCGGCTTACTTCCCCAAAAAACTTATGCTCAAATTCTCTCAAACCGGCCAAAAACCACCCAAATAAACAACAAAACTCTTAAAAAAATCCCATTTCCCCAGAGTGGTGTTGCTTCTTTACTTTCCTTTCCACCTCAAATTATCCAAAATACAGCCCAAACACCTCCCTCTGAAAATGGCGGTTCAGCACCAACTTTATCGCCTGTGCCGGTGACACCCGGAATTGAGCCATTTCAACCGGAAAAAATACCCCTGCGGCCCTCTGCTCGCCAACAAGACCGGCAACGATATGTCAGCAGTCCGGGCACTACCATTGTTACACCATCCGGCTATGGCAAATCGTGGGGAAGCGCCGGCATTGGGATCGGTTTTCAAGGAAGAACCCGCTTCACAGAACAATCTGATGGAGCCATTGGTTTAAGTGCCGGTTTTGGCAATCCTCAAAAAACCGTTGGTTTTGATGTTGGTGTGAGTATTTTTAATCTTAACGACGGCTTTGCAGATCGCGGTTCAATTAGTCTTAAACTCCACCGCTCTTTTCCTGAAAATTGGGCAGTAGCAATTGGCTGGCAAAATGCCTTAGTCTGGGGAGAAAGCGATGCCGGTACAAGCTTATATGCAGTTACCAGTAAAATGTTTAAACTCAAAGAAAACACCAATCAAGCCTTTAGTCAACTTTATCTTTCTGCCGGCATTGGCACCGGCCAATATCGGACAGAAACTCAAATTCAAGACGATATAGAAACCATTGGCGTGTTTGGCAGCGCAGCCTTAAGAGTAGCAGAACCGGTCAATTTAATTGCAGAATGGACAGGGCAAGATTTGAATTTAGGAGTTTCAATCGTACCTTTTCCAGAAATACCTTTAGTCATTACGCCTGCCTTAGCAGATGTCACAAATAATGCCGGTGATGGGGCAAGATTTGTCTTAGGAATTGGTTACGGATTTTCATTTAAATAGGCAAAAATTATGCAAAAATTTATCAGAAAATTTGGCAAACTGTTCTGGAGCTTTTCTTTAACACTTATTTTGGTGATTGCTATCGCCAATCCCGCACCAACCCAAACCGGCAATCAGTCCGATGCAACAAATCCCAATCCGATAGAAATAGTTCCAGAAACCACAGAAGAAAGCGAACAATTTGGAGAAGAAAGCGTAGAAGTAACTCCTGATTCCAGCGAAGAAAGTGAGCAAAATGAACCATCTCAAGAAGCAGTTTCCGAAGAAAGTGAAGTAGATCGAGCCGGCTATGAGAGTCTGGTAGGTAGCGAAACAGAAAGCGGTGCAGTCCAAGCATTTGAAGAAGCACAAGCCTCAGATTTTAGCAGTCAATTGGGGATTGATTTTTATGGCAAAACTCCCAGCATTGATGAAATTGCCGCCGCCTTATATGACATTTATTTAGTGACCGGAAAAAAGGCAACAATTAATTATGTTTTTGCCTTGGAAAATGAACTACAAACTCTGACAATTTTTCCTAAATCGCGTACCTCTGCTAAATCATCAGGACAGTTGATCGCATCAAAAATCTTAGGAAACTTAGGGCCAATTGCTCAAGAAGATCAAATTAGTCCAGCAATTCGTAAATCAACTTTAGTCAGCCGAGAAGAGTTAGAAAAGACCCTGAATAGTTTCCGCGATGAAATTACCAATCCCCGAAAAATCCGCCAAACAACTTATTTAAAACCGGCTCAACAGCTTTACCAGTGGATTGTTGCACCAATTGAAAGCGAATTACAAGAAAATAAAATTGATGATTTAGTGTTTGCAATGGATACCGGTTTGCGCTCAACCCCAGTGGCAGCAATGCACGATGGCAAACAGTTTTTAATTGAGAAATATGGGGTTAGTTTAATTCCGAGTTTTGGCTTAACCGATAGCCGTTATCGAGATGTTAGGAATTTAAAAATTTTGGCAATGGGAGCATCAACTTTTACCGATCAAAACGATTTGCCAGCCGTTCCTGTAGAGTTAGCTGAGATATTAAGAGGAGCTTGGCAAGGTGAAAAATTTATCAATGAACAGTTTACGGTTGAGAACTTTATTGAACAAAATAAGAAACAAAATTTTGCAATTATTCACTTAGCAACACATGGAGAATTTCAAAGCGGAGATATAAGCAATTCTTACATTCAGTTTTGGAATCGCAAACTTAACATGAATGAATTACGGAAACTCGCAGGAGAATTAGGCTGGAATTCAGCTTCTTCGCAGCCGATAGAGTTAATGGTTTTGAGTGCTTGTCGCACAGCATTAGGAGATGAACAAGCCGAATTAGGATTTGCCGGTTTGGCAGTACAAGCCGGGGTAAAATCTGCTTTGGCGAGTCTTT
Protein-coding regions in this window:
- a CDS encoding CHAT domain-containing protein, which translates into the protein MQKFIRKFGKLFWSFSLTLILVIAIANPAPTQTGNQSDATNPNPIEIVPETTEESEQFGEESVEVTPDSSEESEQNEPSQEAVSEESEVDRAGYESLVGSETESGAVQAFEEAQASDFSSQLGIDFYGKTPSIDEIAAALYDIYLVTGKKATINYVFALENELQTLTIFPKSRTSAKSSGQLIASKILGNLGPIAQEDQISPAIRKSTLVSREELEKTLNSFRDEITNPRKIRQTTYLKPAQQLYQWIVAPIESELQENKIDDLVFAMDTGLRSTPVAAMHDGKQFLIEKYGVSLIPSFGLTDSRYRDVRNLKILAMGASTFTDQNDLPAVPVELAEILRGAWQGEKFINEQFTVENFIEQNKKQNFAIIHLATHGEFQSGDISNSYIQFWNRKLNMNELRKLAGELGWNSASSQPIELMVLSACRTALGDEQAELGFAGLAVQAGVKSALASLWYVSDAGSLALMNEFYQHLNITANKAEALRQAQLAMIRGKVQVEQGQLRGSDQEPLPLPDQLARSNVNFSHPYFWSGFILIGNWN